Proteins encoded by one window of Streptomyces sp. NBC_01477:
- a CDS encoding ABC transporter substrate-binding protein, whose protein sequence is MRPTSTRPTGGTTGSTGTTGSTARSTAGRATRLAGCCAVLALTAATTAGCGGGSGGSGSTSLDLITGVKSDPFYITMSCAAQQEAEKRGVKLTVNGSAQWDVAVQRPIIDSVAATHPGGLLISPVDTAALTPSLQQIQGAGTKVVLVDTEVTDTAIGVSRISSDNEAGGRTAAKSLAQLMGDKGSAIVISVKPGVSTTDARIKGFTEEMKADHPAITLLPVLYDDDLPATAASQIQSTLAAHPDLGGVFAGNTNTAQGIATGLQAAGKQGKVKVAAFDAEPDEITALTNGTLDVLVAQDPGAIGRQGVDQALAAIDKKKVTTRIGTDMVAITKANMDQPDIRKFFYQAAC, encoded by the coding sequence ATGCGCCCGACCAGCACGCGCCCGACCGGAGGAACGACCGGATCGACCGGAACGACCGGAAGCACGGCCAGGAGCACGGCCGGAAGAGCGACGAGGCTCGCCGGCTGCTGCGCGGTCCTCGCCCTGACCGCGGCGACCACCGCCGGCTGCGGCGGCGGATCCGGCGGCTCGGGTTCGACGTCGCTCGACCTCATCACCGGCGTCAAGAGCGACCCCTTCTACATCACCATGTCCTGCGCGGCCCAGCAGGAGGCCGAGAAGCGCGGCGTCAAGCTCACCGTCAACGGCTCCGCCCAGTGGGACGTCGCCGTGCAGCGCCCGATCATCGACTCGGTCGCCGCCACCCACCCCGGCGGCCTGCTGATCTCCCCGGTGGACACCGCGGCCCTGACCCCCTCGCTCCAGCAGATCCAGGGCGCGGGCACCAAGGTCGTCCTGGTCGACACCGAGGTCACCGACACCGCGATCGGCGTGTCCCGGATATCGTCCGACAACGAGGCGGGCGGCAGGACCGCGGCGAAGTCCCTCGCCCAGCTGATGGGCGACAAGGGCTCGGCGATCGTGATCAGCGTCAAGCCGGGTGTGTCCACCACCGACGCGCGTATCAAGGGATTCACCGAGGAGATGAAGGCCGACCACCCGGCCATCACGCTGCTTCCGGTGCTCTACGACGACGACCTGCCCGCCACCGCCGCCTCGCAGATCCAGTCCACGCTGGCCGCCCACCCCGACCTCGGCGGCGTCTTCGCCGGCAACACCAACACCGCCCAGGGCATCGCCACCGGCCTCCAGGCCGCGGGCAAGCAGGGCAAGGTCAAGGTCGCCGCCTTCGACGCGGAGCCCGACGAGATCACCGCGCTCACCAACGGCACCCTGGACGTGCTGGTCGCCCAGGACCCCGGCGCCATCGGCCGGCAGGGGGTCGACCAGGCGCTCGCCGCGATCGACAAGAAGAAGGTCACCACCAGGATCGGCACCGACATGGTCGCCATCACCAAGGCGAACATGGACCAGCCCGACATCAGGAAGTTCTTCTACCAAGCCGCCTGCTGA
- a CDS encoding ABC transporter permease, producing the protein MTAEAPAKDRRQSARRPAVPPWLRRLAAANEAWTFGVLALLVAFFTAARPSTFLTRYDITQIATNAAIYLVLGVGMTYVIIVAGIDLSVGSVLVLSAVLSAEYTIHHGGANSGWGAIAVSTLIALATGLVWGALQGWLVAKARVPPLIVTLGGFGAALGAAQIITGGQDPAGAVSGRLQRTIGFGKLFGQIPWLVVIAFGATLVFGLVLAFTRFGRYTYAIGSNPEGARRVGINVDAHLIKVYALVGLLSGLGSVMWLAYFGTTSIAGHSTDNLKVITAVVLGGASLFGGRGSVLGTVIGMFIPAVLSTGLIIMGVQQYWQDVAIGVVLVAAVHLDQFRRRGRDHG; encoded by the coding sequence ATGACCGCCGAGGCTCCCGCGAAGGACCGGCGGCAGAGCGCCCGCAGGCCCGCCGTACCACCCTGGCTGCGCCGGCTCGCCGCCGCCAACGAGGCCTGGACCTTCGGCGTCCTCGCCCTGCTCGTCGCATTCTTCACCGCCGCCCGGCCCAGCACCTTCCTGACCCGCTACGACATCACCCAGATCGCCACCAACGCGGCCATCTACCTGGTGCTCGGCGTCGGCATGACCTATGTGATCATCGTCGCCGGCATCGACCTGTCCGTCGGCTCCGTCCTGGTGCTGTCCGCCGTCCTGTCCGCCGAATACACCATCCACCACGGCGGCGCGAACTCCGGCTGGGGCGCCATCGCGGTCAGCACCCTCATCGCGCTGGCCACCGGCCTGGTGTGGGGCGCCCTCCAGGGCTGGCTGGTCGCCAAGGCCAGAGTCCCCCCGCTGATCGTCACCCTCGGCGGCTTCGGCGCCGCACTGGGCGCCGCCCAGATCATCACCGGCGGCCAGGACCCGGCGGGCGCCGTGTCCGGCAGGCTCCAGCGCACCATCGGCTTCGGCAAGCTCTTCGGCCAGATCCCGTGGCTGGTCGTCATCGCATTCGGCGCCACCCTGGTCTTCGGCCTGGTCCTCGCCTTCACCCGCTTCGGCCGCTACACCTACGCCATCGGCTCCAACCCCGAAGGCGCCCGCCGGGTCGGCATCAACGTCGACGCCCACCTGATCAAGGTCTACGCCCTGGTGGGCCTGCTGTCCGGCCTCGGCAGCGTGATGTGGCTGGCCTACTTCGGCACCACCTCCATCGCCGGGCACTCCACCGACAACCTCAAGGTCATCACCGCCGTCGTGCTCGGCGGCGCCAGCCTCTTCGGCGGGCGCGGATCCGTACTCGGCACGGTCATCGGCATGTTCATCCCGGCGGTGCTCAGCACCGGCCTGATCATCATGGGCGTCCAGCAGTACTGGCAGGACGTCGCCATCGGCGTCGTCCTGGTCGCCGCCGTCCACCTCGACCAGTTCCGCAGACGCGGCAGGGACCACGGCTGA
- a CDS encoding ATP-binding cassette domain-containing protein: MAQPLLEARGLTKRFGHVRALQDADFTAYPGEVVALVGDNGAGKSSLVKTLSGTIRPDGGQILVDGSPVELASPLDARRYGIETVYQDLALAPDLDAAANLHLGRELFRGGLLGRLGVLDRAAMRRSAVTAFAELGVDLQDVGAPVATLSGGQRQSVAVARAVAFANRIIFMDEPTAALGVLQRGRVLDTVRRVRDRGICVVLISHNMPEVLSVADRVEVLRLGRRVARFTAADTTVEELVGAMTGALDGEPDSGADGGPGADALRKDGAE; this comes from the coding sequence ATGGCACAACCACTCCTGGAAGCCCGAGGCCTGACCAAGCGGTTCGGTCACGTCAGGGCGCTCCAGGACGCCGACTTCACCGCCTACCCGGGCGAGGTCGTCGCCCTGGTCGGTGACAACGGCGCAGGCAAGAGCAGCCTCGTCAAAACCCTGTCAGGCACCATCCGACCCGACGGCGGCCAGATCCTGGTCGACGGCAGCCCCGTCGAGCTGGCCAGCCCGCTCGACGCCAGGCGGTACGGCATCGAGACCGTCTACCAGGACCTGGCCCTCGCGCCCGACCTCGACGCCGCGGCCAACCTGCACCTGGGCCGGGAGCTCTTCCGCGGCGGCCTGCTCGGCCGGCTCGGGGTCCTCGACCGCGCCGCCATGCGCCGCTCCGCCGTCACCGCCTTCGCCGAACTGGGCGTCGACCTCCAGGACGTCGGCGCCCCGGTCGCCACGCTGTCCGGCGGCCAGCGCCAGTCCGTCGCCGTGGCCCGGGCGGTGGCCTTCGCCAACCGGATCATCTTCATGGACGAGCCGACCGCCGCCCTCGGCGTACTCCAGCGCGGCCGGGTGCTCGACACCGTCAGACGGGTGCGCGACCGCGGCATCTGCGTCGTCCTGATCAGCCACAACATGCCGGAAGTGCTGTCCGTCGCCGACCGGGTGGAGGTGCTGCGGCTCGGCCGCAGGGTGGCGCGCTTCACCGCCGCCGATACCACCGTCGAGGAACTGGTCGGCGCGATGACCGGCGCGCTGGACGGCGAGCCCGACTCCGGGGCCGACGGCGGTCCCGGGGCTGACGCCCTGCGAAAGGACGGCGCCGAATGA
- a CDS encoding GH92 family glycosyl hydrolase has product MLRSKTAGALSALLLAALGVGGLSSAPAHAANANLTQYVDPFVGSDDSNAPNPVGGGAGGSTYPGAVTPFGGVQFSPDTPTASPSGYRYSDGSIEDFSLTHFDGAGCPNNEDLPLMPVTGAISTSPGSNWTGYASAYTKANETAVPGYYKNRLDKYGTGVELTATTRTGMARLTYPSTTSASLLINTGRSATGNRSGSVKVSGSEVTGSVTAGGFCGSSKTYQIYFDIRFDRAPSAFGTWSGGTVSAGSASTSGTNTGAYVTFDTTGSQTVQTKIGLSYVSVAGAQANLTAENNGWDFNATRTAADTSWNSMLNRAQVTGGAAADLKKFYTSLYHVFQSPNISSDVNGDYRGFDGAVHNSTRPVYQNYSGWDIYRSWAALVALIAPTEAADIAKSMVLDGQQGGLLPKWSQQTAEDFVMTGDPGPIIVSSMYAFGVRDFDTAAALSLMEKASNGGTAQGSPIRGNQGAYTSQHFLSEPSDSLEYSASDFAVAQFAKALGNTASYTTHMTRAQWWRNTYSTESGYVQPRNSDGSWSWPLDPASPSNFTEGNAAQYTWMVPYDFADLINDMGGPTTAAQRLDHHFTQVNAGQSLPYYYIGNEPEHGVPWAYNFARDPAGTADAVRKVMTESFTTGAGGLPGNDDLGATSAWYVWAALGMYPATPGADTLAVNGPQFPSVLLQRPGGNITINASGSGGYVQGLKVNGAATSHNYLRYPDLAAGGTLDYTMGAAPSSSWGTGASDVPPSFQDGATAVPAAPSLGTNLAQGKAVTASTPCGTAESGDKAVDNSLKNNSKWCSKATNPTLTVDLGSAQTVGSFVVKHAGLGGEDTSWNTGAFQIQTSTDNSTWSPAVSVTGSRSSRTYHTITPRQARYVRLAISAPTNTGGDTAARIYELEVYGQSTGASAHAITGLAGKCVDIANSGTANGTHVQLWDCNGSGAQQWTVGTDGTVGALGKCLDDSNSGTADGTLVQLWDCNGSNAQKWTISGKQLINAAANKCLDVPGSNSASGTQLDVWTCNGGTNQQWSVS; this is encoded by the coding sequence GTGCTCAGAAGCAAAACCGCGGGCGCCCTGAGCGCCCTGTTGCTGGCCGCCCTCGGCGTCGGCGGCCTCAGCTCGGCCCCCGCCCATGCCGCCAACGCCAACCTCACGCAGTACGTCGACCCGTTCGTCGGCTCCGACGACAGCAACGCCCCCAACCCGGTCGGCGGCGGCGCGGGCGGCAGCACCTACCCGGGGGCCGTGACGCCCTTCGGCGGCGTGCAGTTCAGCCCCGACACGCCGACCGCCTCGCCGTCGGGCTACCGCTACTCCGACGGGTCGATCGAGGACTTCAGCCTCACCCACTTCGACGGTGCGGGCTGTCCCAACAACGAGGACCTGCCGCTGATGCCGGTCACCGGCGCGATCAGCACCTCACCCGGCAGCAACTGGACGGGCTACGCGTCGGCGTACACCAAGGCCAACGAGACGGCCGTGCCCGGCTACTACAAGAACCGGCTGGACAAGTACGGCACCGGCGTGGAGCTGACGGCCACCACCCGCACCGGCATGGCCAGGCTGACGTACCCCTCGACCACCAGCGCGAGCCTGCTGATCAACACCGGCCGCAGCGCGACCGGCAACCGCAGCGGCTCGGTGAAGGTCAGCGGCTCGGAGGTGACCGGCAGCGTGACCGCCGGCGGCTTCTGCGGCTCGTCGAAGACCTACCAGATCTACTTCGACATCCGCTTCGACCGCGCCCCCTCGGCCTTCGGCACCTGGAGCGGCGGTACGGTCTCGGCCGGCTCGGCCAGCACCTCGGGCACCAACACCGGCGCCTACGTCACCTTCGACACCACCGGCAGCCAGACCGTGCAGACCAAGATCGGCCTGTCGTACGTGAGCGTGGCGGGCGCCCAGGCCAACCTGACGGCCGAGAACAACGGCTGGGACTTCAACGCGACCCGCACCGCGGCCGACACGTCCTGGAATTCCATGCTCAACCGCGCCCAGGTCACCGGTGGCGCGGCCGCGGACCTCAAGAAGTTCTACACCTCGCTCTACCACGTCTTCCAGAGCCCCAACATCTCCAGCGACGTCAACGGCGACTACCGCGGCTTCGACGGAGCGGTGCACAACTCGACCCGGCCGGTCTACCAGAACTACTCCGGCTGGGACATCTACCGCTCGTGGGCGGCGCTGGTCGCGCTGATCGCACCGACCGAGGCGGCCGACATCGCCAAGTCGATGGTGCTGGACGGCCAGCAGGGCGGACTGCTGCCCAAGTGGTCGCAGCAGACGGCCGAGGACTTCGTGATGACCGGCGACCCCGGGCCGATCATCGTCAGCAGCATGTACGCCTTCGGGGTGCGGGACTTCGACACCGCCGCCGCGCTGTCGCTGATGGAGAAGGCCTCCAACGGCGGTACGGCGCAGGGCTCGCCGATCCGCGGCAATCAGGGCGCGTACACCAGCCAGCACTTCCTGAGCGAGCCCTCGGACTCGCTCGAGTACAGCGCGTCGGACTTCGCGGTGGCGCAGTTCGCCAAGGCGCTGGGCAACACCGCCAGTTACACCACGCACATGACCCGCGCCCAGTGGTGGCGCAACACCTACAGCACCGAGTCGGGCTATGTGCAGCCGCGCAACTCCGACGGCAGCTGGTCGTGGCCGCTGGACCCGGCGAGCCCGAGCAACTTCACCGAGGGCAACGCGGCGCAGTACACCTGGATGGTGCCGTACGACTTCGCCGACCTGATCAACGACATGGGCGGTCCCACGACCGCGGCGCAGCGGCTCGACCACCACTTCACCCAGGTCAACGCCGGTCAGAGCCTGCCGTACTACTACATCGGCAACGAGCCGGAGCACGGTGTGCCGTGGGCGTACAACTTCGCCCGTGACCCCGCGGGCACCGCGGACGCGGTCCGCAAGGTGATGACCGAGTCCTTCACCACCGGCGCCGGCGGCCTGCCCGGCAACGACGACCTCGGGGCGACCTCCGCGTGGTACGTGTGGGCGGCGCTCGGGATGTACCCGGCCACCCCCGGCGCGGACACCCTGGCCGTCAACGGCCCGCAGTTCCCCTCGGTGCTGCTCCAGCGGCCCGGCGGCAACATCACCATCAACGCCTCCGGCAGCGGCGGCTACGTGCAGGGCCTGAAGGTCAACGGCGCCGCCACCAGCCACAACTACCTGCGCTACCCCGACCTGGCCGCCGGCGGCACCCTCGACTACACCATGGGCGCGGCGCCGAGCAGCAGTTGGGGCACCGGCGCCTCGGACGTGCCGCCGTCCTTCCAGGACGGGGCCACCGCGGTGCCGGCTGCGCCGAGCCTGGGCACCAACCTGGCGCAGGGCAAGGCGGTCACCGCGTCCACCCCGTGCGGTACGGCGGAGTCCGGTGACAAGGCGGTCGACAACTCGCTGAAGAACAACAGCAAGTGGTGCTCCAAGGCGACGAACCCGACGCTGACCGTCGACCTCGGGTCGGCGCAGACCGTGGGGTCCTTCGTGGTCAAGCACGCCGGTCTCGGCGGCGAGGACACCAGCTGGAACACCGGCGCCTTCCAGATCCAGACCAGCACCGACAACAGCACCTGGTCCCCCGCGGTGTCGGTCACCGGATCACGCTCCAGCCGCACCTACCACACCATCACCCCGCGGCAGGCGCGCTACGTCCGGCTGGCGATCTCCGCGCCCACCAACACCGGCGGCGACACCGCGGCCCGTATCTACGAACTGGAGGTCTACGGCCAGTCCACCGGCGCGAGCGCGCACGCCATCACGGGCCTGGCCGGCAAGTGCGTGGACATCGCCAACTCCGGCACCGCCAACGGCACCCATGTGCAGCTGTGGGACTGCAACGGCTCGGGCGCCCAGCAGTGGACCGTCGGCACCGACGGTACGGTGGGCGCCCTCGGCAAGTGCCTGGACGACTCCAACAGCGGCACCGCGGACGGCACCCTGGTCCAGCTGTGGGACTGCAACGGCAGCAACGCACAGAAGTGGACGATCAGCGGCAAGCAGTTGATCAACGCCGCGGCCAACAAGTGCCTGGACGTACCGGGTTCGAACTCCGCCAGCGGCACCCAGCTGGACGTCTGGACCTGCAACGGCGGCACCAACCAGCAGTGGTCGGTGAGCTGA
- the glgC gene encoding glucose-1-phosphate adenylyltransferase, giving the protein MRGGPTVLGIVLAGGAGKRLMPLTTDRAKPAVTFGGTYRLVDFVLSNLVNGGMMRICVLTQYKSHSLDRHVTTTWRMSSVLGNYVTPVPAQQRLGPRWYLGSADAILQSLNLVYDEQPDYVAVFGADHVYRMDPRQMLEQHVEHGAGVTVAGIKVPRTEASGFGVISPAADGISVERFLEKPADPPGLPGDPSQVFASMGNYLFTTKTLIDALHEDAEDPQSVHDMGGSILPRLTAAGIAQVYDFDTNHVPGETARDHGYWRDVGTLDAYYDAHMDLISDQPAFSLYNRRWPIYTHPGQLPPAKIAAGGIVGESVISPGCVIRGQVTRSVLSPGVVVDAGAVVQGSVLHDNVRVGRGAIVRGAVLDKNVDVPPGATIGVNPDRDRELYTVSAAGVIALGKAQLVQ; this is encoded by the coding sequence ATGCGCGGTGGACCTACAGTGCTGGGCATAGTGCTGGCGGGCGGAGCGGGTAAACGGCTGATGCCGCTCACCACCGACCGGGCGAAACCAGCAGTGACCTTCGGCGGCACGTACCGCCTGGTGGACTTCGTGCTGTCCAACCTGGTCAACGGCGGCATGATGCGGATCTGCGTGCTGACCCAGTACAAATCGCACTCCCTGGACCGGCATGTGACCACGACCTGGCGGATGTCCAGCGTGCTGGGCAACTACGTCACCCCGGTGCCCGCCCAGCAGCGGCTCGGCCCGCGCTGGTATCTGGGCAGCGCCGACGCGATCCTGCAGTCGCTCAACCTGGTGTACGACGAGCAGCCCGACTACGTCGCGGTCTTCGGCGCGGACCACGTCTACCGGATGGACCCGCGGCAGATGCTCGAACAGCACGTCGAGCACGGAGCCGGCGTCACCGTCGCGGGCATCAAGGTGCCGCGCACCGAGGCCTCGGGCTTCGGGGTGATCTCGCCGGCCGCGGACGGCATCTCGGTGGAGCGCTTCCTGGAGAAGCCCGCGGATCCGCCGGGCCTGCCGGGCGACCCCTCGCAGGTGTTCGCCTCGATGGGCAACTACCTCTTCACCACCAAGACGCTGATCGACGCGCTGCACGAGGACGCCGAGGACCCGCAGTCGGTGCACGACATGGGCGGCAGCATCCTGCCGCGGCTCACCGCGGCGGGTATCGCGCAGGTCTACGACTTCGACACCAACCATGTGCCGGGCGAGACCGCCCGCGACCACGGCTACTGGCGGGACGTCGGCACCCTGGACGCGTACTACGACGCGCACATGGACCTGATCTCCGACCAGCCCGCCTTCAGCCTGTACAACCGGCGCTGGCCGATCTACACCCACCCCGGCCAGCTGCCGCCGGCCAAGATCGCGGCCGGCGGCATCGTGGGGGAGTCGGTGATCAGCCCCGGCTGCGTGATCCGCGGCCAGGTCACCCGCTCGGTGCTGTCGCCCGGCGTGGTGGTCGACGCGGGCGCGGTGGTGCAGGGTTCCGTGCTGCACGACAACGTACGGGTCGGGCGCGGCGCGATCGTCCGCGGCGCGGTGCTCGACAAGAACGTGGACGTGCCGCCGGGTGCCACCATCGGGGTGAACCCCGACCGCGACCGTGAGCTGTACACGGTGTCCGCGGCCGGGGTCATCGCCCTGGGCAAGGCCCAGCTGGTGCAGTGA
- the glgA gene encoding glycogen synthase has translation MKVGLLTREYPPDVYGGAGVHVEFLARELRALVDVEVHCWGDAAAEGGVVRHRAPTSLDGANDALRTFSVDLAMAAALQGRDLVHSHTWYANLAGHIGKLLYGVPHILTAHSLEPLRPWKAEQLGGGYALSSWAEQTAMESADAVVAVSDGMRRDILSCYPALTPERVHVIRNGIDTATYRPDERTDVLRRIGIDPDRPYVLFVGRITRQKGVPHLLRAARELDPAAQLVLCAGAPDTPALDREFRALFDELNAVRDGVHWIPAMLPRPAVVQLLTHAAVFACPSVYEPLGIVNLEAMACGTAVVASAVGGIPEVVEDGDTGLLVPYDEQRPADFEAGLAAALNRLIADPAQAAALGAAGRERAVREFGWDTVARRTVELYEKVLAAG, from the coding sequence GTGAAGGTCGGGCTGCTGACTCGGGAGTATCCGCCGGATGTGTACGGCGGAGCCGGGGTCCACGTGGAATTCCTGGCGCGGGAGTTGCGCGCGCTGGTCGATGTCGAGGTGCACTGCTGGGGCGACGCCGCAGCCGAGGGCGGCGTGGTCAGGCACCGCGCGCCGACGTCCCTCGACGGCGCCAACGACGCGCTGCGCACCTTCTCCGTCGATCTGGCGATGGCCGCCGCCCTCCAGGGCCGCGACCTGGTGCACTCCCACACCTGGTACGCCAATCTGGCCGGGCACATCGGCAAGCTGCTCTACGGCGTCCCGCACATCCTCACCGCCCACTCCCTGGAACCGCTGCGGCCCTGGAAGGCCGAACAGCTCGGCGGCGGCTACGCGCTGTCGAGCTGGGCGGAGCAGACAGCGATGGAGTCCGCCGACGCGGTGGTCGCGGTCTCCGACGGGATGCGCCGCGACATCCTGTCCTGCTATCCCGCGCTCACCCCCGAGCGCGTCCACGTCATACGCAACGGCATCGACACCGCCACCTACCGCCCCGACGAGCGCACCGATGTACTGCGCAGGATCGGCATCGACCCCGACCGCCCCTATGTGCTCTTCGTCGGCCGCATCACCCGGCAGAAGGGCGTACCGCACCTGCTGCGGGCGGCCAGGGAGCTCGACCCGGCGGCGCAGCTGGTGCTGTGCGCCGGCGCCCCCGACACCCCTGCGCTGGACCGCGAATTCCGCGCGCTGTTCGACGAGCTGAACGCGGTGCGCGACGGTGTGCACTGGATCCCGGCGATGCTGCCGCGCCCCGCCGTCGTCCAGCTGCTCACCCATGCCGCGGTCTTCGCCTGTCCCTCGGTCTACGAACCGCTGGGCATCGTCAATCTGGAGGCGATGGCCTGCGGCACCGCCGTGGTCGCCTCCGCGGTCGGCGGTATCCCCGAGGTCGTCGAGGACGGCGACACCGGACTTCTGGTGCCCTACGACGAGCAGCGTCCGGCGGACTTCGAGGCCGGACTCGCCGCCGCGCTCAACCGGCTGATCGCCGACCCGGCGCAGGCCGCCGCCCTCGGCGCGGCCGGGCGGGAACGCGCGGTGCGGGAATTCGGTTGGGACACCGTCGCCCGCCGTACGGTCGAGCTTTACGAAAAAGTGCTCGCCGCCGGGTAG
- a CDS encoding nitroreductase family deazaflavin-dependent oxidoreductase has protein sequence MSEAEDFNARIVAEFRANHGKVGGNFEGAPLLLLHNTGARSGRKIVKPMMYLRDGDRYLVFASKGGAPENPAWYHNLVAHPDVEIEVGDETIPVRAEVLTGEERDRKYAEQAALYPGFADYQEKTDRIIPVVALVPSASAR, from the coding sequence ATGAGTGAGGCCGAGGACTTCAACGCGCGGATTGTGGCCGAATTCCGTGCCAACCACGGGAAGGTCGGCGGAAATTTCGAGGGAGCCCCGCTGCTTCTTCTGCACAACACGGGAGCCCGCAGCGGACGGAAGATCGTCAAGCCGATGATGTACCTGCGCGACGGCGACCGTTATCTGGTGTTCGCCTCCAAGGGCGGCGCCCCGGAGAATCCCGCCTGGTACCACAACCTCGTCGCGCACCCCGACGTCGAGATCGAGGTCGGCGACGAGACGATCCCGGTCCGCGCCGAGGTGCTGACCGGTGAGGAGCGGGACCGCAAATACGCCGAGCAGGCGGCGCTCTACCCCGGTTTCGCCGACTACCAGGAGAAGACCGACCGGATCATCCCGGTAGTGGCTCTGGTTCCGAGCGCTTCCGCGCGGTAG
- a CDS encoding GNAT family N-acetyltransferase has protein sequence MRTNTPPTAPVPLRAGARVALALAREEMMQEYHRWETDPATVVGFGARWPVSWEVFRARFRTSHTSAHYQLFEVITTPDAVPVGTTALSVDMSVNSAEFTLVIAPEQRGRGYAAEATALTLEWAFTIASLNSVWLEVPAPHTPAVNAYLKAGFRAAGRLRSAALWHGRRVDKLLFDCMPDDIADPMT, from the coding sequence GTGAGGACCAACACCCCACCGACCGCACCCGTCCCGCTGCGCGCCGGGGCGCGGGTGGCGTTGGCACTGGCGAGGGAAGAAATGATGCAGGAATACCACCGGTGGGAGACCGACCCGGCGACCGTCGTCGGCTTCGGCGCCCGCTGGCCGGTGTCCTGGGAGGTCTTCCGGGCCCGCTTCCGCACCAGCCACACATCGGCTCACTACCAACTCTTCGAGGTGATCACCACACCGGACGCAGTCCCGGTGGGTACCACCGCCCTCAGCGTCGACATGTCCGTCAACAGCGCCGAATTCACCCTGGTGATCGCCCCCGAGCAGCGCGGCCGCGGCTATGCGGCGGAGGCCACCGCGCTGACCCTCGAATGGGCGTTCACGATCGCCTCGCTCAACTCGGTGTGGCTCGAGGTGCCGGCGCCCCACACCCCAGCGGTGAACGCGTACCTCAAGGCCGGGTTCCGGGCGGCCGGGCGGTTGCGCAGTGCCGCACTGTGGCACGGCCGGCGGGTCGACAAACTGCTGTTCGACTGCATGCCGGACGACATCGCAGACCCGATGACATGA
- a CDS encoding acetylxylan esterase, with translation MALFDLPLDQLRARRSSSVEPADFDQFWTDTLGQARQYELDARFERVSTGLTTVDSYDVTFAGFGGHPVKGWFTVPAGTSEPLPVVVEFVGYGGGRGLAHTHLLWASAGYAHFVMDTRGQGSGWSTGDTEDPVGSSPASPGFLTRGIDDPYDFYYRRVFTDAVRAVEAARSHPLADPARTVAAGISQGGGITVAVGGLVPDLAAIAPDVPFLCDFPRAITLTDALPYREVGKYLSVHRDRKARVLDTLAYFDGVHFAARGRAPALFSTALEDETCPPSTVFAAFNAYAGEDKQIEVYDFNGHEGGGPHQQVEQLRWLPGKLAHNKTHNKNA, from the coding sequence ATGGCCCTCTTCGACCTGCCGCTCGACCAGCTCCGCGCCCGTCGCAGCAGTTCCGTCGAGCCGGCCGACTTCGACCAGTTCTGGACCGACACCCTCGGCCAGGCGCGGCAGTACGAGCTCGACGCCCGATTCGAGCGGGTATCGACCGGTCTGACGACGGTCGATTCCTACGACGTGACCTTCGCGGGCTTCGGCGGCCACCCGGTCAAGGGCTGGTTCACCGTACCCGCGGGCACGAGCGAGCCGCTGCCGGTCGTGGTGGAATTCGTCGGCTACGGCGGCGGCCGCGGCCTGGCGCACACCCATCTGCTGTGGGCGTCGGCGGGTTACGCGCACTTCGTGATGGACACCCGCGGCCAGGGCAGCGGGTGGTCGACCGGCGACACCGAGGACCCGGTGGGCAGCAGCCCCGCCTCCCCCGGCTTCCTGACCCGCGGCATCGACGACCCGTACGACTTCTACTACCGCCGGGTCTTCACCGACGCCGTGCGCGCGGTGGAGGCCGCACGCTCCCACCCGCTGGCCGACCCGGCCCGCACCGTGGCCGCGGGCATCAGCCAGGGCGGCGGCATCACGGTGGCGGTCGGCGGCCTGGTGCCCGACTTGGCGGCAATTGCCCCTGATGTCCCCTTCTTGTGCGACTTCCCGCGGGCCATCACCCTCACCGACGCCCTCCCCTACCGCGAGGTGGGCAAATACCTGTCGGTCCACCGCGACCGCAAGGCCCGGGTGCTGGACACCCTGGCGTACTTCGACGGCGTCCACTTCGCCGCCCGCGGCCGGGCGCCCGCGCTGTTCTCCACCGCCCTGGAGGACGAGACCTGCCCGCCCTCCACCGTCTTCGCCGCCTTCAACGCCTACGCGGGCGAGGACAAGCAGATCGAGGTCTACGACTTCAACGGCCACGAGGGCGGCGGCCCGCACCAGCAGGTCGAGCAGCTGCGGTGGCTGCCGGGAAAGCTCGCCCACAACAAAACCCACAACAAAAATGCATAG